The Vigna unguiculata cultivar IT97K-499-35 chromosome 11, ASM411807v1, whole genome shotgun sequence genomic sequence CATGGATCTAGGGTTTACTAAGGTTGGACTTATTGCTGTTTTTTAGTTGCATCATAGGGATCATCTTTAGATATAGGTTAAAAAAAGTAGGATTGTTATTGGGTTAATATAGCCTACATTTTTTAAAGGAATGGATAAATATACAAATCGTcacttatatatttgtttaattctAATGTAATAAAATGTAGTTATTAAAATTGCGGGTATCAAAATGAATTAACTCAGTTCATATGAATTGACTCATTACTGATATGTTTGTTTCGGGTGAAGTAATGTGTACCAAGATTGATTTGCGGATGTTTGGCATGTTTGTTTGTAGAGAGATTAGGTGAATTGCCAGCGTGAAAATGTGACTTACCACTCTCCTAAAAAATGTGaataatggaagaaaaaatGAGCTCATACCGGTGCATCTATGTATATGTCCCTAAGAACTTAAGAATTccctaaatttgtttttttttttggctttaCGACCAACTAATGAGAAAAgtaatattactttaatttaattctttatgataacttttttcaatttaaataaaaaattaaatttcattttaacataatttataccaattacttttaaatttacaaCGCAATTTCTCTCAAgagtattttaataaacatCTAATATTATccattataacattttttttagtatattataCTGATGACATCATAGACAAACTTTCATTATCTCTCACTTAATCTAAACAACCCCGACTTTACCCCATTTTCCTCCCATTCAAATCCATTCTTCCAAATTCATCTTTTAATACAAACACACCAAGTTAAAATAGAAACAAGTCAGCTTAACTCGACtctttctttaataaattaaaaattttgtatctCAACTTGACTGATCACAAGTTATGAGTTCGATGGATTGACTCATTTAATGATGATTTgttattctaatttattttatatatttatcgtAACACAGTAAAAGTGGattgactaattttttttatagtattataATCAATATATTCACTTATTTAGTCGAACATTATTATAAAGACACCAGTTAAAAATTAAGATGTCAacgacaaataaataaaataaatatttaaactattcaaatattattaaacaatatTCTACTATTTaactaaaagtaataaaaattataacaaaaaaatggtaaaaagcAATATTGTTGTTAGTGAGTTATAGATTAATACATTTAACTTACTCCAATCCATTTAACCTAAGAATCAAGTTAATCAAGTCTAATTTGatacacattaaaaaaaatctatctcGTTTGAtctcattttgatatttttacttaaaatgaatggataaaattatcttatttttagtgAAAAAGGCGGAAAAGAAGATGGAATATGTGAGAATTGTAAGAAATTTTATACATGTAAagagtgttaaaaaattttcttctcttattatatatttaattgagaaactaaatgaaacaaattaaaatttgaccGAGAGCTGTGTTTTCTAACCATGATACGACAAAAATAGTATACTCAGTGGTACAAAGATGGTAAAAAGCAGAGGAGTTGATTTAGTAATATTAGAAGttaattttattgttgataataataaaaggagtAGCAAAATGTAAAACAATATAGTGTGCAAATGAGAATATatggaaaataaattatgagaATATGACAAGTGTCACCTGATATAGTTTTCTTGCACAGCTGGAATTTTACTTCTGATTgattactattataaatataaattttttttatttaaaaagtattaagAGCAAATGAAATTGATTGTATATACTCATTGATTTATATTTCTGCGTAAGTAACTAATACTGTCGGGTCTAAAATGGATTTTTGTCCAAGTTTTTAGGCTTTAAAATAAGGGTTTCTCTTCgtgcacccccaatttttctttctgcacctctAAATTTGATTGTAAAGACCgttatattcttaaaaaaataaaaataaattataaattaaatatttctccAACTTGCACTTCCATAAATGAAATTCGGTATCCCAGTTTCTGAAAGCCGGTAACACCGATTTCTGAAAGTCGGTAACACTGGATTCTAAAAGCTGGtaatcccaatttttgtttttaattctttttatatatttttatatattttaaaattatatttatatgtaattatattatttatattaagtttaagaaaatttataataaatttatttatatattttttagttatatatctttattgtttaaaaataaaaattaatttgatggatgTTGGTTGATAAAAGCGATTAAGGTTCTATCTCTggtcataataaattatttctcaaTAAGTCATCAAGAAAGTATTAAAGTAAAAACGAAAAGTAAGTAAATAAATGGTTATcctaatatttatcataaatcattaatattttattatgatttatgtatcttaaatttatgattctcctataatatttcttccaaattaagttttacccaaattagtatgaaccctaattatgattttatgaattcttttatcaaattggcatgaaccttaattatatttttactcaaATTAGTACAaccttaaattatgaaatttaaaggttgttgtgttttctgctctaatgataaaatttatggATATATCTTAGGTTGCATTTCAAATTTTGCTACACATAATGAATTAGTTGGATAACCTTGATttggaataaaaatatagaatatttCTGTTGCGTGAATTCAAtgatttagaaatattaaaaactgaATACGTGAATCATTCtataaaaatggtttaaaatggtttaagtaaagaaaatgaaaaactttttatttaactagaaatttaatttatatataaaaaaattaaatttggcacccctaaaatttttatttatatttcactaCTGTTCGTATCTTGAAAATCAATAAAATCGGATTCTGAAAGCCGGTAACACCTAGTTCTGAAAGCCGATAACCACAAACCAAAAGAGTAACAGTGGAATTATAAAAAGGTTgggggtgtaggaagaaaaattgggagtgcaggaagaaaaacccTAAAATAATATTGTCCCAAAAATAATTCTGGATTAAGCGGCTTCAACAAAGGCGTTACGATTTTACTTCTTGCACCCCTACATTTCTTCGAGCACGTATCAAAATGTGGAAATGACCATTTGTACTGCAAAAAAGTGATTTTAGATTACAAATTCCAAAAATTTGCCAGAATTAACTTCTTAGAATTTCAAAGCAGTATTTCTGAAACAAGATTTTCGGAACATGATTTTCGAAACAGAATATACAAAGcgcataaatttttttttaattttttttttcaaataagaatGTCGAGAAAAGCTTTCTAGAACTTACAAAAATATCTTCGAGAATAAGTTTTCCAAAGTATTTGTACATGAAATATGTTTCGAgaagtgttttccaaaattcagaaaatagtttttgaaatgagtttttttctgcactttttctcttcttcttccgcAATCTCCCTCCCTTTTCTTCTCCAGTATTCTacctctcttctttttttcaaggCGATAAAGAATGTTTgacttttttcatatttttcctaTTACTGTAGAATGTACTTTCCCGAATCAGATTTATAAACTTAAGAATTACAAGCTCTAAAACTAACTGGTAAATTCGCAGaataaatctttattttatatagttaaaattcataataactttttttttatcaatatgtaattattgtatcatgattaatatttttaacaaatattttttaacgtGAAATTATGTcttatatttatgtaaaaaaattataccgtgatattttttattttagttattgatagacttttttaaaatatcaaatttaattttaaactgttgatattaaaaaatatgtcagAATTTAAAATATCGTAGAAATATTCTCATGAATAAAAGTCTTACAAACCCTTTCTTCAAACAAAAATGttaccaaaaaatattttattcaagaGTATGCGTCTAATTTGTCCATTAGTttagactaaaaaaaatatgtaattagtctattatatatatatatattataaataaataaaggaattAAAGTACATTTATTGGATGTAtgcttaaatattattatcatgcggtattgaaatcttttaaaaaacaattgattcgtgtttttttagtaaaaaaaaatgtaacctGGTACCCTTAGTCTCttagaaagaaaaacataaaaaacaaaaacaaaaaaaaaaaaaacaaaaaggggCAAAAACGAAAACACAGAGGCGGAACGATGCGTTTTGGTCAAAAGCTGAAGCCCTGAATAATTTTAGGTTAAGTGGAAACTGGTGGTGCGACCTATATATACCTtcatcctcttcttcttctttccccACAGTGTTAGGGTTTTGTCTCCATTGCGGTTTCTTCTTCCGTAATTTCTCGCAAAACCCTCGACGGTGACTGATCAGTGGATCAATTATGGACAAAAGCATGTTAGCGGATCTGGAATCGCTCCCTGAGGCAGATAGGCAAAGAATGTCTGCCATGATGGAACAGCTGCAAATCCGTGACAGGTAATTTCGTTTTGCTTCTTATCACCTTCACTTTGTTACATTCATTCGTTTTCCATTTTCGAACTTGGAATCTAGGTATATTGTATGAGCTTGTGTGTGTTGATGACTTCCTTTTAGATTTGGGGGCTTCATGCTAATTTGTTAGGGCAgcactatttttttatagaatatcTGTGTGATCCCTTTCCATGAAGCCCAGAGCGAAGTTCTCCTTAAAACCAGCGCAGCACGTGAATGTTGCTTCTGGACGTTTTGGGAACTACATTTCTTGGAACTGACCTAGATGGTTTGAAATAAGTTCCATTCGATCAAACCAACCCTCTTTATTAGTTTCCATTTTGTAATTGTGGGAATATACTGCTGAAATTTTGGTGATTGGATGTATTTTGAAAGATCGAACAATCAATTTGGTATACTAAATATCAATTTCCTTCCTAAATATCCCTAAAGTAATAAAACTAATATGGCGTTTGATATATTTGACTACCATGGTTTAATCATGGAGGTTCTTTCAATACTGGATGGACTACTGAGAATGGTTTCTAATAATTGAAGAGGTTTACTGTTCATTACTTCAGGAGCCCTTTAGGGGATATATTATTTCTATTGAGtatgaatttaataatttattacgGTTTAAAATTATGCCTGAATGTTTTAGTTTGGGACATTTTGACAGTTTATTTTATCTGTGAGAGGGAAAATTTTGGAAAACCATTGTCAATCATGGTATAGCAATTGTTTGTTTAGTTGATCTTGTGCTTGTGGTATGTGATGGCGTTCCTGATCATGGTTTGGGTTTCATTGCAGTCTGAGAATGTATAATTCACTTGTTGAGAGATGCTTTACTGATTGTGTTGACACTTTTAAGCATAAATCTCTGCAAAAGCAAGAGGAAACTTGTGTCCGAAGATGTGCAGAGAAATTTCTGAAGCATTCTATGagggttggcatgagatttgcCGAGCTCAACCAAGGAGCTGCAACACAAGATTGATATCTGTCAACTTCTTTAAATGAAAAACTGTTTATGGTTATTCTGAATGCACTTTGCTTACTTACATTTTTGGGTCTTGAGAAATGAGATTACTGTAGAGAACACTAATTTGCAATTAGTACGCAACAATCcttgttaaataaatttgtggTGATACAATCACAGTGCTTTGGAATCCTGACACTTGTTTGAATGAGTTTTTAGTGTAACTACTCTTTATCCATTGTGAAGATCATTGCTGTTAAGGAGTTACCTCCTTCCATTCAATAAGGTCCATATCACATATTACTGGTTCAATACTATCCAGAGAAAGTCTATGCCACTAACTCCattgaaatgttttttaagATGAGATTTTGGTTTTATTGTTATAAACATTATGATATTTACTCAAATCATTGAGTCGTGCTATGTTGTTTGGACTCTCCagtcttatt encodes the following:
- the LOC114168539 gene encoding mitochondrial import inner membrane translocase subunit Tim9, with the translated sequence MDKSMLADLESLPEADRQRMSAMMEQLQIRDSLRMYNSLVERCFTDCVDTFKHKSLQKQEETCVRRCAEKFLKHSMRVGMRFAELNQGAATQD